GGCTGCGGTCCCCGGTCTCCCGGTGGACGGCCAGCCGGGTCAGCTCCTGGAGCGCCTCCAGCACCTCGCCCTCACGGCCCACGAGCTTCTGCAGGTCACGGCTGCCCGTGTCACTGATGATCGATACCGAGGCCCGGTCCGCCTCGACGTCCATGTCGATGTCGCCGTCGAGATCGGCGATGTCGAGCAGGCCCTCGAGGTAGTCAGCGGCGATCTCCCCCTCCTGCTCCAGGCGGGTCAGGGTGTCGCCACCCTCGGCGGCGGCGGAGGTGGTGCCTTCCGTCACGGATGGACTCCTTCTTACTTCTTGGACGAGGGGTGCTTGGGCCGCTGCGAGCCCTTGCGCTGTCCGGACTTGGCTTGACGGGGAGAACCGGGGGATGTGTTCCCCGCCGGCTTGGGAACACTGTCCGTGGGCTCGGCCTGCTTCTCCAGCGAAGGCTTGGCCGCACCGGTCTGGTGAGCGCCGCCCGACTGGCGCTGGGCCTTGCTCTGGCGCTTGGGCTGCTGGCGGCGCCCCGCGGCAGCACCCTCGGCGTCCACCGTGACCGTGTCGCCCTTGACCACGGAGCCGTCCGCCTGAGCGGCGAAGCCCGCCTTGGCCAGCCCCGCGACGAACCGCCGCTCGTTCTCGTTGCGGTCGGCGCCCTTGGCGACGATGGCCTGGACGACCATGCGCCTGCGGCGTCCGCGAACCTCACCGTGGGCCGTGACGCTCTTCAGCAGGCGCTGCAGGTAGTTGTCCTGGGCCTTGGAGCCCGGGGTCGGGTTCTGGTTGATCACGTACATCTGCTGACCCATGGTCCACACGTTGGTGGTCAGCCAGTAGACGAGAACACCGACGGGGAAGTGGATGCCGGTCACGGCGAAGATGAGCGGGAAGATGTACATCAGCATCTTCTGCTGCTGCATGTACGGCGTCTTGACCGTGAGGTCGACGTTCTTCTGCATCAGCTGGCGCTGCGTGAAGAACTGCGACGCCGACATCAGGATGATCATGACCGCGGTGACGACGCGGACATCGGTCACGGACGCGCCCAGCGCCTCGGCCTTGTCGGCGTCCATGAACGTGGCTGCGATCGGGGCTCCGAAGATGCGGGCCTCACGTGCACTGTCCACCAGCTGCTGATTGAGGACACCGATGGTGTCACCCGAGGCGATCTTGCTCAGCACGTGGTACAGCGCGAAGAAGAACGGCGACTGCGCCAGGATCGGAAGGCACGAGGACAGCGGGTTGGTACCCGTGTCCTTGTACAGCTTCATCATCTCTTCGGACTGACGCTGGCGGTCGTTCTTGTAGCGCTCCTGGATCGCCTTCATCTTGGGCTGGAGCGCCTGCATGTTCCGCATCGACTTGATCTGCTTCACGAAGAGCGGGATCAGACAGATACGGATGACCACCACGAGGGACACGATGGACAGTCCCCATGCCCAGCCCGTGTCCGGGCCGAAGAGCGCCCCGTACAGCTTGTGGAACTGGACGATGATCCAGGAGACGGGTGTGGTGATAAAGCTGAAGAGACTGGCAATCGTGTCCACTAATCAGGCTCCTTGAGCATTGGGCGAGGTCTCTGCGGCCGGGCTGGTCTCAGGGGGGTGCCCGCCCTTGCCGCCGCGCAGGTGGTCGCGCAGCAGCTCGTGCCAACGAGGTCGTTTACGGGGAGGGACATGGTCCACACCGCCGGGCGACCACGGATTGCACCGCAGGATGCGCCAGGCAGTCAGCGCCGTGCCCTTCACAGCGCCATGCCGGTCGATCGCGGTGTACCCGTAGTGGGAGCACGACGGGTAGTACCGGCAGACGGGTCCCAGCAGCGGGCTGATCGTCCACTGGTACAGCTTGATCAGAGCCAGCAGCGGGTACTTCATCGCGCGCCCCTTCCCTGCAACCGCTGGAGAGCGGCGTCCAGGTCTCGGGCCAGCTGTGCATGATCGGCGTCACCCGCTCCGGGCAGCGCCCGTACGACCACCAGGCTACCGGGGGGAAGCTCGGACAGGCGTTCGCGCATCAGGTGGCGAAGTCTCCGCTTCACCCGGTTCCGCACCACCGCACCACCCACCGCCTTGCTCACGACGAAACCCGCACGTGTCGGGGGAGCGCTCTCCCCAGACGCGTGCGGGTCCGTTGAACCGCTGCGAAGATGGACGACGAGAAGCGGGCGTCCGGCCCGGCGTCCCCGGCGTACCGCGGTCGCGAAGTCCTCGCGCCGCCTCAGCCGATTGTCGGTAGGCAGCACGTCATGACCTGTGCTGCAGATCAGGCGGACAGACGGGCGCGACCCTTGCTGCGGCGGGACGCGAGAATCGCGCGGCCGGCACGGGTGCGCATCCGCAGCCGGAAGCCGTGGGTCTTCGCGCGACGACGGTTGTTCGGCTGGAAGGTGCGCTTGCTCACTCGGGGGCTCCAGAAATGATGTGTGGGTGGCGGGGCATCGCCTGGCTGTCACCGTGCGCCCACGAGTAGCTCGCAATACGCCCGAGTGCACCGCTTCACGATCACCGATCGTGATCCACTGATCGTGATCTTTGCCCATCGGAGGCAGGCGGCAGCAGCCATCGACAACTCGACCTGGTTACGGTACGCGCGGCTACGCCATCCGGTCAAACCAGGGTCACTGCGGCGCCGACTGTACACAGGCTGTGGACAACAACTTGAACCGCACCGGTCGCCCTGACTACCGTGACTGAACTCGAATTCCTTTCCCACCCGCCTGCCGGGCCTGACCGACCCGTCCCGAGAACCACACATTCGTGGGACCTGTGAGAGAGCGTGCCTTGTGGCTGACGTACCTGCCGATCTTGCCGCAGTGTGGCCACGCGTGCTGGAACAGCTTCTCGGAGAGGGCCAGCAGGGCATCGAGCCCAAGGACAAGCAGTGGATCGAGCGCTGCCAGCCGCTGGCGCTGGTGGCCGACACCGCTCTGCTGGCCGTCCCCAACGAATGGGGCAAGCGCGTTCTCGAGGGCCGGCTGGCCCCGCTGATCAGTGACACCCTGAGCCGAGAGTGCGGCCGCCCGATCCGGATCGCGATCACCGTCGACGAGTCCTCGGCCGAGCCCGTCACCGCGGCGGGACCGCCCGTACAGCAGCCTCCCCGCTACCAGGGTCCGCAGCACGACGAGCCGCGCCACAGTGACGCCTACGACGGGTACGGCCATCGGCCCGGAGAGGACGACGGGCTGCCGCGCATCCGCCCCGCCTACCCCGAGTACCAGCAGCAGCGCCCGGAGCCCGGTGCCTGGCCGCGCACCCAGGAGGACCTGTCCTGGCAGCAGACGCGGCTGGGCGGCTTCCAGGAGCGCGACCCCTACGCCACGGCCCGCCCCCGGCAGCCGCAGCACGACTACCGCTCGCCCCTGCCCGACCGCGGACAGTACGACCACCAGCGCCCCGACCGGCCGGACCTCCCGGAGACCGGGACCCCGCGGCACGGCGGACCGCTTCCGGGCGCACCCGGGGCCGGCGGCGCCCCCGGGCCCCTCGGCGCGCAGCCCGCACCGGCCCCGGGCCCCGGTGAGCCGCACGCCCGGCTGAACCCCAAGTACCTCTTCGACACCTTCGTCATCGGCGCGTCCAACCGGTTCGCCCACGCCGCCGCCGTCGCGGTGGCCGAGGCCCCGGCGAAGGCGTACAACCCCCTCTTCATCTACGGGGAGTCGGGACTCGGCAAGACCCATCTGCTGCATGCCATCGGGCACTACGCGCGCAGCCTCTACCCCGGCACCCGGGTGCGGTACGTGAGCTCGGAGGAGTTCACCAACGAGTTCATCAACTCCATCCGCGACGGCAAGGGCGACGCCTTCCGCAAGCGCTATCGCGATGTGGACATCCTGCTGGTCGACGACATCCAGTTCCTCGCGAGCAAGGAGTCGACGCAGGAGGAGTTCTTCCACACCTTCAACACGCTCCACAATGCGAACAAGCAGATCGTGCTGTCCTCCGACCGGCCGCCGAAGCAGCTGATGACCCTGGAGGACCGGCTGCGGAACCGCTTCGAGTGGGGCCTCACCACCGATGTGCAGCCGCCGGAACTGGAGACGCGCATCGCGATCCTGCGCAAGAAGGCGGTGCAGGAGCAGCTCAACGCGCCGCCGGAGGTGCTGGAGTTCATCGCGTCCCGGATCTCGCGGAACATCCGCGAGCTGGAGGGCGCGCTGATCAGGGTCACCGCCTTCGCGAGCCTCAACCGGCAGCCGGTGGACCTCGGACTCACCGAGATCGTGCTGAAGGACCTCATCCCGGGCGGGGAGGACGCCGCCCCGGAGATCACCGCGAGCGCCATCATGGCGGCCACCGCCGACTACTTCGGGCTGACGGTGGAGGACCTCTGCGGGTCCTCGCGCAGCCGCGTCCTCGTGACCGCGCGCCAGATCGCCATGTACCTGTGCCGGGAGCTCACGGATCTGTCGCTGCCGAAGATCGGCGCGCAGTTCGGCGGGCGCGACCACACCACCGTGATGCACGCGGACCGCAAGATCCGCGCGCTGATGGCAGAGCGGCGCTCCATCTACAACCAGGTCACCGAGCTCACCAACCGAATCAAGAACGGCTGACCCCGGACGGGCCACGCGGCTCCGCCCGCAGGCCGGGCTAGCACGCCCCAGAGGGTGCGTGCCGCCACAGCGGAGGCCGGGCCGGCCCGTTCCGCGGTGAGCCCGACTGCGGCCGGAACAGCCCCGGCACCCGCACCCGCCACCAGTCACCGTGCACCCGGCACAGCCTGCTCGCCGCCCGGCGGCACCGGCCGCACATCCGGACTGCCCCGATCGGCACACGGTCGATCCTGCGGTCGCCTCCGGGAAGGGCACCCCCTGACACGCCCCGGCTGCCCTCCCGGGGCGCCCCTCGCCGTATCCGGCCGGCTCCGTCTCCGTCCACTCCATCCGCTCCGTGCGTTTTATCCGTCCCGGCCGCTCCGGTCACTCCGGCGGCTCCGTACTGCCCGCGGCCGGTGCGCCGCCGCCCGGGGCGCAGGTACACCAGGCGCAGGTGTGCTGTTCGAATGGACGCCGCGGCGAGGCCGTTCTCCACAGATGTGGGACGGATCTTCCGTCCACAGCCTGGGGACCTGCGAGTTGTCCAGATCGCATCCACAGCGGAGGCGGCGTTGGTGTGATCATCGCTGGTCAGCCGGGTGTGGATTTGTGGCCAACCGCACTCCACAGGCTGTGGACACACGCGCACTCCCCAGGGCGGGACCGGCGTTGTCCCCACCCTGCCCACAGGCTCGGCCGCGTTGCCCACAGCTTCTCCACACCGCTGTCCACTGTTCGGCAACGAAACGCGGGAGCTCACTGGAGCGAGTGAAAGGCGTCACACCAAGGTGCCGGGTTGGCCTGTGGGCAACGTGGGTAAAGCTGGGGACGGCACTGGGGAGAAGCCCCCGTGACCTGTGCACCGGGTGTGCAGAACTTTCCGGCGTCCACAGGAAGCCCGGGTTGTCCACCGGCTCCGCCCACAGGGCCCGTGGACAAAATTTGGCGGCTGACCTGCACAGACGACGTTTTCCACGGTTTCCACAGGCCCTACTACTACTCCCACTCAGAGATACCGGGGAACTCGCTTCGAAGAGGGGCCTGTGCACAACCCGGCACCGGTGACCCGGCTGCCTCTTGTCTCGACTTGACCCCGAGCCGCACCGAGTGTCGGCGCCGTGCGTCAGACTGTTCTCCGGCATCGGACCCCACCACCGGTCGGGGTGGCCGTGTGCCGACGAAGGCCGGCAGGGCGAGCGAGCAACAGCAGGAGGCGGTTCCGGTGAAGATCCGGGTGGAACGCGATGTACTCGCGGAGGCGGTGGCGTGGGTGGCCCGGAGCCTCCCGGCACGTCCGCCGGCGCCCGTTCTCGCGGGCCTTCTCCTGAAGGCCGAGGACGGCGCGCTGAGCTTCTCCAGCTTCGACTACGAGGTCTCCGCGAAGGTCTCGGTCGAGGCGGAGGTCGAGGAGGACGGCACCGTCCTCGTCTCCGGCCGTCTGCTCGCCGACATCTGCCGCGCCCTCCCCAACCGCCCGGTGGAGATCTCCACAGACGGTGTACGGGCGACCGTGGTCTGCGGCTCCTCCCGCTTCACGCTCCACACCCTCCCCGTGGAGGAGTACCCGGCGCTGCCCCAGATGCCCACCGCGACCGGCACCGTCCCCGGTGAGGTCTTCGCCTCCGCCGCGGCCCAGGTCGCCATCGCCGCAGGCCGTGACGACACGCTGCCGGTGCTCACCGGCGTGCGGATCGAGATCGAGGGCGACACCGTCACCCTGGCCTCCACCGACCGCTACCGTTTCGCGGTCCGTGAGTTCCTGTGGAAGCCGGAGTCCCCGGACGCCTCCGCGGTCGCCCTGGTGCCCGCCAAGACCCTGCTCGACACCGCGAAGGCCCTGACCAGCGGTGACACCGTCACCCTGGCGCTGTCCGGCTCGGGTGCCGGCGAGGGCCTGATCGGTTTCGAGGGCGCGGGCCGGCGGACGACCACCCGTCTGCTCGAGGGGGACCTGCCGAAGTACCGCACGCTCTTCCCCACCGAGTTCAACTCGGTGGCCGTGATCGAGACGGCCCCGTTCGTCGAGGCCGTCAAGCGCGTCGCCCTGGTCGCCGAGCGGAACACTCCGGTCAGGCTCAGCTTCGAGCAGGGAGTGCTGATCCTGGAGGCGGGGTCCAGCGACGACGCACAGGCTGTGGAGCGTGTGGACGCACAGCTGGAGGGCGACGACATCTCGATCGCCTTCAACCCCACGTTCCTGCTGGACGGACTCAGCGCCATCGACGCCCCGGTCGCGCAGCTCTCCTTCACCACCTCCACCAAGCCGGCGCTGCTCAGCGGCAAGCCGGCCGTGGACGCGGAGGCGGACGAGGCCTACAAGTACCTGATCATGCCGGTGCGCCTCAGCGGCTGAGCCCCGCTCCGGTACGCGGCCGGTTCGGCCCAGTCGGCCTGTACCGATGAGCGCCCGACCCCACAGGTGTGTGCCCATGTCCCGGCGTAGGCTCGGACGCGGGTACGAAACACCACACCGTAAGGATTCTTTCTGATGGAGCTCGGTCTCGTCGGCCTCGGCAAGATGGGCGGCAACATGCGCGAGCGCATACGCCGCGCAGGTCACACCGTCATCGGTTACGACCGCAACCCGGACCTCTCCGACGTCCCCAGCCTCGAGGCGCTCGTGGAGGGGCTCGCAGGCCCGCGGGTGGTGTGGGTGATGGTCCCCGCCGGCGCCGCGACCCAGGCGACCATCGACGAGCTGGCCGGGCTCCTGTCACCCGGGGACGTCGTCGTCGACGGCGGCAACTCCCGGTGGACGGACGACGAGAAGCACGCCGTCGAGCTGGGCATCAAGGGCATCGGATTCGTCGACTGCGGTGTCTCGGGCGGGGTCTGGGGCCTGGAGAACGGCTACGCGCTGATGTACGGCGGCTCGAAGGAGGACGTCGCCAAGGTCCAGCCGGTCTTCGACGCGCTGAAGCCCGAGGGCGAGTACGGCGCGGTGCACGCGGGCAAGGTCGGCGCCGGCCACTTCGCGAAGATGGTCCACAACGGCATCGAGTACGCCATGATGCAGGCCTACGCCGAGGGCTGGGAGCTGCTGGAGAAGGTCGACTCCGTCACCGATGTGCGCGAGGTCTTCCGATCCTGGCAGGAGGGCACGGTCATCCGCTCCTGGCTGCTCGACCTCGCGGTCAACGCGCTGGACGACGACGAGCACCTGGAGAAGATCCGCGGCTATGCACAGGACTCCGGCGAGGGCCGGTGGACCGTGGAGGCCGCGATCGACAACGCGGTGCCGCTGCCGGCGATCACCGCGTCCCTGTTCGCGCGGTTCGCGTCCCGTCAGGACGACTCCCCGCAGATGAAGATGATCGCCGCCCTGCGGAACCAGTTCGGCGGGCACGCGGTCGAGAGCAACCGGTAATCCACACACTGCGGAGAACGGTCGGCCGGCGGAGCAGCCGGCGGCAGACCGTAGGGAGGTCGGCGCCGCCATGCACGTCACGCATCTGTCGCTGGCCGACTTCCGCTCGTACGCCCGGGTCGAGGTCCCGCTCGAGCCGGGCGTCACCGCCTTCACGGGCGCCAACGGGCAGGGCAAGACCAATCTGGTGGAAGCCGTCGGCTATCTCGCGACGCTCGGCAGCCACCGGGTCTCCTCGGACGCACCGCTGGTGCGGACCGGAGCGGACCGGGCGGTCATCAGGGCCGCGGTCACCCAGGGCGAGCGATCCCAGCTGATCGAGCTGGAGCTCAACCCGGGAATGTCGAACCGGGCGCGCATCAACAGGTCCTCGCAGGTCCGGCCCCGTGACGTGCTGGGGATCGTCAGGACCGTGCTGTTCGCGCCGGAGGACCTGGCCCTGGTGAAGGGCGATCCCGGCGAGCGCCGGCGCTTCCTGGACGACCTGGTCACGGCACGCTCACCCCGGATGGCCGGGGTGCGGTCCGACTACGAGCGGGTACTCAGGCAGCGCAACACCCTGCTGAAGTCGGCCGCGATGGCGCGGCGGCACGGCGGCCGCGCCATGGACCTGTCGACCCTGGACGTGTGGGACCAGCACCTCGCCCGGGCAGGGGCGGAGCTGCTGGCACGGCGGCTGGATCTGATCGCCACGCTGCAGCCGCTGACCGACAAGGCGTACGAGCAGCTCGCTCCGGGCGGCGGGCCGGTCGCGCTCGAGTACCGCGGGTCGGGGGGCGGCGGTGCGGCGCAGTCGCGCGAGGAACTGTTCGAGCAGCTCGTGGCCGTGCTGGGCGAGACGCGCCGGCAGGAGATCGAGCGCGGGGTCACGCTGGTCGGGCCGCACCGCGACGAGCTGCTGCTGAAGCTGGGCGGGATGCCGGCGAAGGGCTATGCCAGCCACGGCGAGTCCTGGTCCTACGCCCTCGCGCTGCGGCTGGCCTCGTACGACCTGCTGCGGGCGGAGGGCAACGAGCCGGTGCTGGTGCTCGACGACGTGTTCGCCGAGCTGGACGCCCGGCGGCGGGAGAGGCTGGCGGAGCTGGTGGCCCCCGGCGAGCAGGTGCTGGTGACGGCGGCGGTGGACGAGGACGTTCCGGCGGCGCTGGCGGGCGCGCGGTACCGGGTCGCGGACGGGGCGGTGGAGCGCGCATGAGCGAGAACGGGACTTCGCGGGTGTCCGGGACGGGTACGCCGTCAGCATCGGTGCCGTCGGTGCCGACGGAGCCGCTGCCCGGGCCCTCGGGCGTCGATCTCGCGCGCGTGGCGCTGCGCGCGGCGAAGGAGCAGGCCCGGGCCCGAGGCGCGGCCGCGCTGGAGAAGCGCCAGGCCAGGCGGGGTGGCGGCCTGCGGTCGGGGGCCCGCGCGGACGGCCGGGACCCGCTGCCGCTGGGCGCGGCGATCAACCGGCTGATCACCGAGCGGGGCTGGGAGACTCCCGCGGCGGTGGGCGGAGTGATGGGCCGCTGGCCGCAGATCGTGGGCGAGGACCTGGCGAAGCACTGCGTCCCGCTCCGCTACGACGAGGACCCGGACGAGCGGGTACTCACCGTCCAGTGCGACTCGACGGTGTGGGCGACCCAGCTGCGCCTGCTCGCTCCGCGGCTCGTGGCCCGGCTGAACGAGGACCTCGGCCAGGGCACGGTCCGGGTGATCAGGGTCCTGGGCCCCGGCGGCCCGGCCCGCCGCTTCGGACCGCTGCGCGCGCCGGGCAGCACGGGTCCCGGCGACACCTACGGCTGACGCCCCGCGACGGCCGGGACCTCCCCACCGGGCACCCGGGTGGCCACAGCGGCCGCCCGGACCACAGCGGCCGCCCAAACCACAACGGCCCACGAGGACCACAGCGGCCGCACGGATACCACCGTCCCGCACCGCTCCCGCGGGTGGTCTGCGTCACATGCGCGGGTCCGTTTCCGGCTCGCCGCGGCCGGACCTCCGACGGCCGCCCGCCACGGCTCCGGATGCGGTGCCCGGCCTCTGACCGGCCGTCCCGGTGCCGGTGCCCGGCGAGCGGCGTCCCGTTTCCCCGGGGCCGGGCGGAGGATCCGCGACGGCGGACCACGCCCCACCGGCCCCCCAGTCCGCCGACGGCGACGCCCGAGCCGGCCGATGACGATCATCACCGCAGGTCAGAGGGCGTCGAGGCGTGACCGCTACCTCTCCGCGCCCGACGTCCTCGCCACGCGACGGCGCACTGCCGCCCCCGGTGGGACCGGTGGGGCGCACGGGGTGTCCCTCACCGTAGCCGGGGGTTGACAGGCCGAAGCGCTCAAAGCCGGTGTGAGCCTCTTGGAGGCCCTTCCCGAATATGGGGAGTCGGCGACCGCCCGTTGAGGGCGGCACATGCGGACTCAGGGACCCGCAAACCCCCATTCATGTCGGCGGTACCGGTAGACTGGTAGAGATTCCCGCCACTGCGCGGGACACGTCGATTACAGCCGAACGACGCAACCGGTCCCGCTTGCCCGGAGAACGGTGTGTGCTGTGCCAGAAAGGGCGCTTCGTGGCCGATTCCGGCAACCCCAACGAGAACATTCCTTCCACTGCTGCCGACGGGACCGGCCAGGGCCTGGGGCCCTCGTCGTACGACGCCAGCGCGATCACCGTCCTCGAGGGTCTGGACGCGGTCCGCAAGCGCCCCGGCATGTACATCGGGTCGACCGGTGAGCGTGGTCTTCATCACCTCGTCCAGGAGGTCGTCGACAACTCCGTCGACGAGGCCCTGGCCGGGCACGCGGACACGATCGACGTGACGATCCTCGCCGACGGCGGGGTCAGGGTCGTGGACAACGGCCGCGGCATCCCCGTCGACATCCACCCGGTGGAGAAGAAGCCGGCCGTCGAGGTCGTCCTCACGGTCCTGCACGCCGGCGGCAAGTTCGGGGGCGGCGGCTACGCCGTGTCGGGCGGTCTGCACGGCGTCGGC
The Streptomyces tirandamycinicus DNA segment above includes these coding regions:
- the recF gene encoding DNA replication/repair protein RecF (All proteins in this family for which functions are known are DNA-binding proteins that assist the filamentation of RecA onto DNA for the initiation of recombination or recombinational repair.); its protein translation is MHVTHLSLADFRSYARVEVPLEPGVTAFTGANGQGKTNLVEAVGYLATLGSHRVSSDAPLVRTGADRAVIRAAVTQGERSQLIELELNPGMSNRARINRSSQVRPRDVLGIVRTVLFAPEDLALVKGDPGERRRFLDDLVTARSPRMAGVRSDYERVLRQRNTLLKSAAMARRHGGRAMDLSTLDVWDQHLARAGAELLARRLDLIATLQPLTDKAYEQLAPGGGPVALEYRGSGGGGAAQSREELFEQLVAVLGETRRQEIERGVTLVGPHRDELLLKLGGMPAKGYASHGESWSYALALRLASYDLLRAEGNEPVLVLDDVFAELDARRRERLAELVAPGEQVLVTAAVDEDVPAALAGARYRVADGAVERA
- the rnpA gene encoding ribonuclease P protein component, which codes for MLPTDNRLRRREDFATAVRRGRRAGRPLLVVHLRSGSTDPHASGESAPPTRAGFVVSKAVGGAVVRNRVKRRLRHLMRERLSELPPGSLVVVRALPGAGDADHAQLARDLDAALQRLQGRGAR
- the dnaN gene encoding DNA polymerase III subunit beta: MKIRVERDVLAEAVAWVARSLPARPPAPVLAGLLLKAEDGALSFSSFDYEVSAKVSVEAEVEEDGTVLVSGRLLADICRALPNRPVEISTDGVRATVVCGSSRFTLHTLPVEEYPALPQMPTATGTVPGEVFASAAAQVAIAAGRDDTLPVLTGVRIEIEGDTVTLASTDRYRFAVREFLWKPESPDASAVALVPAKTLLDTAKALTSGDTVTLALSGSGAGEGLIGFEGAGRRTTTRLLEGDLPKYRTLFPTEFNSVAVIETAPFVEAVKRVALVAERNTPVRLSFEQGVLILEAGSSDDAQAVERVDAQLEGDDISIAFNPTFLLDGLSAIDAPVAQLSFTTSTKPALLSGKPAVDAEADEAYKYLIMPVRLSG
- the rpmH gene encoding 50S ribosomal protein L34 — protein: MSKRTFQPNNRRRAKTHGFRLRMRTRAGRAILASRRSKGRARLSA
- the gnd gene encoding phosphogluconate dehydrogenase (NAD(+)-dependent, decarboxylating) codes for the protein MELGLVGLGKMGGNMRERIRRAGHTVIGYDRNPDLSDVPSLEALVEGLAGPRVVWVMVPAGAATQATIDELAGLLSPGDVVVDGGNSRWTDDEKHAVELGIKGIGFVDCGVSGGVWGLENGYALMYGGSKEDVAKVQPVFDALKPEGEYGAVHAGKVGAGHFAKMVHNGIEYAMMQAYAEGWELLEKVDSVTDVREVFRSWQEGTVIRSWLLDLAVNALDDDEHLEKIRGYAQDSGEGRWTVEAAIDNAVPLPAITASLFARFASRQDDSPQMKMIAALRNQFGGHAVESNR
- the yidC gene encoding membrane protein insertase YidC encodes the protein MDTIASLFSFITTPVSWIIVQFHKLYGALFGPDTGWAWGLSIVSLVVVIRICLIPLFVKQIKSMRNMQALQPKMKAIQERYKNDRQRQSEEMMKLYKDTGTNPLSSCLPILAQSPFFFALYHVLSKIASGDTIGVLNQQLVDSAREARIFGAPIAATFMDADKAEALGASVTDVRVVTAVMIILMSASQFFTQRQLMQKNVDLTVKTPYMQQQKMLMYIFPLIFAVTGIHFPVGVLVYWLTTNVWTMGQQMYVINQNPTPGSKAQDNYLQRLLKSVTAHGEVRGRRRRMVVQAIVAKGADRNENERRFVAGLAKAGFAAQADGSVVKGDTVTVDAEGAAAGRRQQPKRQSKAQRQSGGAHQTGAAKPSLEKQAEPTDSVPKPAGNTSPGSPRQAKSGQRKGSQRPKHPSSKK
- a CDS encoding protein jag; amino-acid sequence: MTEGTTSAAAEGGDTLTRLEQEGEIAADYLEGLLDIADLDGDIDMDVEADRASVSIISDTGSRDLQKLVGREGEVLEALQELTRLAVHRETGDRSRLMLDIAGYRANKRAELAELGAKAAAEVKSTGGPVKLKPMTPFERKVVHDAVAAAGLRSESEGEEPQRFVVVLPA
- a CDS encoding DUF721 domain-containing protein, producing MSENGTSRVSGTGTPSASVPSVPTEPLPGPSGVDLARVALRAAKEQARARGAAALEKRQARRGGGLRSGARADGRDPLPLGAAINRLITERGWETPAAVGGVMGRWPQIVGEDLAKHCVPLRYDEDPDERVLTVQCDSTVWATQLRLLAPRLVARLNEDLGQGTVRVIRVLGPGGPARRFGPLRAPGSTGPGDTYG
- the dnaA gene encoding chromosomal replication initiator protein DnaA, whose product is MADVPADLAAVWPRVLEQLLGEGQQGIEPKDKQWIERCQPLALVADTALLAVPNEWGKRVLEGRLAPLISDTLSRECGRPIRIAITVDESSAEPVTAAGPPVQQPPRYQGPQHDEPRHSDAYDGYGHRPGEDDGLPRIRPAYPEYQQQRPEPGAWPRTQEDLSWQQTRLGGFQERDPYATARPRQPQHDYRSPLPDRGQYDHQRPDRPDLPETGTPRHGGPLPGAPGAGGAPGPLGAQPAPAPGPGEPHARLNPKYLFDTFVIGASNRFAHAAAVAVAEAPAKAYNPLFIYGESGLGKTHLLHAIGHYARSLYPGTRVRYVSSEEFTNEFINSIRDGKGDAFRKRYRDVDILLVDDIQFLASKESTQEEFFHTFNTLHNANKQIVLSSDRPPKQLMTLEDRLRNRFEWGLTTDVQPPELETRIAILRKKAVQEQLNAPPEVLEFIASRISRNIRELEGALIRVTAFASLNRQPVDLGLTEIVLKDLIPGGEDAAPEITASAIMAATADYFGLTVEDLCGSSRSRVLVTARQIAMYLCRELTDLSLPKIGAQFGGRDHTTVMHADRKIRALMAERRSIYNQVTELTNRIKNG
- the yidD gene encoding membrane protein insertion efficiency factor YidD — translated: MKYPLLALIKLYQWTISPLLGPVCRYYPSCSHYGYTAIDRHGAVKGTALTAWRILRCNPWSPGGVDHVPPRKRPRWHELLRDHLRGGKGGHPPETSPAAETSPNAQGA